Genomic DNA from Schistocerca serialis cubense isolate TAMUIC-IGC-003099 chromosome 5, iqSchSeri2.2, whole genome shotgun sequence:
GACTCGCCCTATTGGGAACTCACACTCGGTGATTTGATCAGTAGGGGTAAAGTCTGTGTAATGATGGATGGACTATGGAAGCGCTATACAGAAATTCGGTACTTCTGCTTTCTGTGTAAAGTGTTCGGTACATGTCCAGTTTCATTTGACAAGAAGCACGCAAAAATAACGGTGTCAATCAAGGCACGACTCTATTGTATATTGCTCGGTCTGCTGACCCTTTTCTCTGCCCTTTATACTTTTCTGGTGCGCTTACCAGAGAGTTATAAAACTGTAGAGAATCTCGCGAAGTACTCGGACGCGTGCAATATTTTCTTCGCTGCTGCTGCAGCTTTAACGTGTATTCTTCGCAGCTCTACTTTAAAACAAAGACACATCGAAAGTTTCTgcataaaaattatttcagttgatgcatttttgtatgaATACGATGGGTCAGAATATTTACGTCTCGCAACTCGTTTGGTATGGAGTGCTGTAGCAGTCACCTTTTATTCAGTGGTTTTGTTTGGTCACTTCACCTGGCTTATGTTACCTActatgaaattttcttttctgttacctATTTGTGTCATGCAATTCATGAGTAACGTCACTATTTTACAATATCTTTTTCTCAATATGGCGTTAAAAATGAGGTTTTCAAGACTGAACAGGtatattctgcaattattcttcCTGTCTACCAGAGATGCAGAAGGAGAACTCGACATTAATATTTCGAAACTCGTAAGTAAAACCCCGGAAAAGAAAGATCTACAGTGTGACCATAAATTATTCGTCAGGAAGTCTTTCGCTTCACTGCACTCTGAAGCTCAAAGAATTGTCAACGGACCCAGAAACGTTGTACACTGCTGCAATCAGGTAATGGTAACGGAGCAAGACGCGGGCCAGCTGCGAAATTTGCGCAAAGTATATTGCCTTCTTGTCGAAATGGGTAAAGCCGTCAATGCGGCTTACGGAGTACAAAATCTCGTAGAAGTGGTCAGCTGTTTCGTGAGCACAGTGACGTACATTTATATCAGTACTGTCGTCTACTTAGATCTGAAGCCCGTGTGGCCTGGAATACCGAGGGGTCAAGTCATCATCATGTTCTCTCTTTGGATTGGACTCATGGTGGGGCGTCTGCTCACCACAGCCTACAGCAGTGACATGGTTGTGCAAGAAACCGCCCGCACACAGCGGCTGGTCCAGAAACTTCTGCTCTTACCGCTGCCTGCTAGAAGCGGCTGTCCAGAGGAGTTGCAGCACTTCGGAGAGCAGATGACGCGCAGTCGACTGCGCTACAGTGCAGCGGGGTTCTTCACGCTCGACCTGTCTCTGCTGAGGAGCTTCACAGCCACCGTCACTACCTACGTCGTCATCCTCGTCCAGTTCGGACTGTCTGGCGCGAGCAAGCAGCAGAACAGCAGCGCCGCTGAATGTAGATGTTAACCagacagacaaagtgacaggtATCTGGGAGGACATCACGCACACAGTTGGTCATACGACTGCCGATTCCCATTTACATACCAAACTTCTTTTATtcaatgaaatattaatttcttgaTTTTCACCTAGAAAACTTGCTGTGTATGACAATCAAAAATTATCTGTTGGCGGTTGTATTTTAGTTCTAATGTGTACATGGCACTGATGTTAATCAAAGAAGACATATTTATCCTCTGTTTTATAAAATGTTCACAGTATTTCACATGTTGATACTATGCGAATTATTATAGAATAACGTTTTATGTTGTTTTGGGCATCAAGTGTCAGGCATACTTCATGAACACTTATTTAAGGTTGTAGCACATAATGAGTAATAATGTTTACACATGACAAGCCAAAAGTAAAGAATTCATAATAACTTCAACAAAGCGTTTATTTAGCAGTGATGAGAAGGGTTAAAAAAGTAAAATCTTACTCATCATTTAATACCTAATTTTAAGAAACAATATATTATAACGTGATGTATATGCTATAAAAAGTCGTGTTAAGTTGTTTGAAGAGATAGAAGTGCAGAGTCGGTGTTGTATGcgtagggtgtcccatttatcttggccACCCTAAATAACTTGTTGTCCAGATgcatactacaaaatgtttcaagcaaatgttctttagccgccaGGGACACattaatcagcatgattgccttcgttgtagctttggtttttacaaagatatgaacagaggTAGGACTTTTTAAATGACATCctgcattttttattcggtaattcatttcctctcctgaagacctattcaaaaacgtatcacagtgtactattcactgaaacacaacgttattgaaTACACGACACAACATTGACGTTCACGCCTCCAGCGTTTAGTGCAGGCACTCGGGATAATGGAACACattcacgtgctgacgttgacagagaacaaatgtaaacataagtagaatgtacgtccgtcattccgtcaaccatcgtcagttggagagttgtgtgagtagaatgtacactaaCGAAGTGAAGGtggaaatgctactcatctgtggggaatgtaagttagcaaaacagtaattgcaatacaatTGTCTTATGTactggtacatttagtacagtagtttagtcgttTTAAATACTGCTGTTATTTAGaacaggcatacagtaaatgctgtccttcctacaaactgcatcaacataacgtttctattattgttgttgaaggtaggcgaaacgcTACGCAAGCAGCGGAACTgtgcagagagcgatatcctgacatgAACCCTCCTTCCCGAAGGATGTTTTCTCGTCATGTTGCGACGCTTTAGGAaatgcaatcgtcgtagcactcgcacagacgaagctgccgaagttagggttctcgcttccgttgctatgaacacacatgtgagcacacgacaaccTGAACatgagactggcattcctaaaaccagtgtacatcgtgatCTCACACGTcatcggttccatccttaccatgtacgagTACACGTAAATGAAGAACTGTTTGGGGATGACTtccagaattgtgtacagttctgtcagtgggcacagcagtaaATCCTTGCCAACCCGAacgtcttctccaatgttctatttccCGACGAATGTTCCTGCTCAAATAAAGGACAGGTAAACACaaagaacatgcattattggtccagcgacaaccctcgatggcttagacaggtggaacatcaggatCAATGGAGGGTTAACGTCTGGTgagggatgcttggtactacaattattggccctcatTTAATCAATGGTTGTCTAACCGGCACAGTGTATGCCAAGTtcttcagacgaattcttcctcctcttctggatgaagtgccgctaagaaccagactacttatgtggtatcaacaggaTGGATGTCCAGCTCATAAGCCTTGCGTGCACGTCAtgctctgaaccgaaggtatcattccagatggattggtcgaggaggaacagtcacTTGGCCtgttaggtctcctgatttaaacactctggacttttttctttggggataccttaTAGACGTTGTCTATCGTAATATTCCAACAACTACAGATGACATGTAGGAAtgtatcatgcttgcttgtaattctcttcagcaggcaacactggaagcagtaaataattctttcgttCAACGAGTGCACCGGTGTATCGGTgaccagggtcaccactttgagcccCTTTCAatattctactcctgggcaatggcactggagagccaaagtcaaatttgtgttatgtttttacttggttttcatttgttttctgacaactccagcaagtggacgagtttgtgatcccagtcTCAAAGCCAATGTTGTCTTACGTAATTAatgacgttgtgtttcagtgaatggacactgtgatacatttttgaataggtctttaggaaacgaaatgaattatcgaataaaaaatacaaggagccatttaaaaatgtcatactgctgttcatatctttgtacaaaacaaagctacaaggagggcagtcatgctgattgatgtccctctgacagctaaataacatttgcttgaaacattcacatctggaaaaacagttattttgggggaatatatatatatatatatatatatatatatatatatatatatatatattacggatCCCATATATATCAAGTTCAACAAGTGCAACATTATAATATGTATATAACATAttataatatatatacatattacaatatatatataacatatatatgACGTAAAATGACTCACTGCTCACTGTCAGTATAACTGGAAATTAAATGTCAGTTGCTTACCCAGTTTTATGCAGTCAAGCAAGCGTTGCATGTTTTACCCGTTTTGTGGTATTCACATAAAagtttttgtatttaaatactCGGAAGagtcatttattccatattttaaacatttttttggcCTTAGAGTCACTATTGGTTTTAAATATACGGAAATTTAGAAAGTACACATCATGGCGGATCAAATGGCGGTCAACGATAATCCATTTCGCCTCCACAGCAGCTGTGCGAAATTGCTGGAAAATCTCAAATAAGAGGCAAATGAAGGTTATAATTGTTAAACGTATACATGTATGCTCAATGATGCTTCACAATGTAGTAAGAAACATAACTGTTTATCGAATTCACTACCCAAGGGacgcaaaaaaaattaaaataaagttaattgtggaaaTGAATAAAAAGAAATCAGTGCTATGTGGCCCCACCACTTCTCTCGGAATGAGGAATTCAGTTAGTGTCGGAAGTTATACAGAAGCTTGGATCGTTGTAGCGTACCATATCAACtacatatct
This window encodes:
- the LOC126482019 gene encoding putative gustatory receptor 2a, with the protein product MGKAVNAAYGVQNLVEVVSCFVSTVTYIYISTVVYLDLKPVWPGIPRGQVIIMFSLWIGLMVGRLLTTAYSSDMVVQETARTQRLVQKLLLLPLPARSGCPEELQHFGEQMTRSRLRYSAAGFFTLDLSLLRSFTATVTTYVVILVQFGLSGASKQQNSSAAECRC